The following are from one region of the Paenibacillus sp. JZ16 genome:
- a CDS encoding Cof-type HAD-IIB family hydrolase: protein MNTVQQVKAKYKLIALDLDGTLLTDEKCITEETKKWLQYAVGQGVKVMFSTGRGLQTAQVFWDELGLDSPMVLLNGAEIWEGPGRLKKRVFLPRDTVRHMHAIAAERAEWYWGYSVESLTGDKDWTPEMFERDWMKFGIGSHDQQKLAEIKEELLRWGTLEVTRSAPTNMEISVKGTTKESGVREVCQMLGFSMSDVIAMGDSDNDAKLLKAAGLGVAMANGEEHIKSIADVMTATNNEDGVAQAIRKYVFQM, encoded by the coding sequence ATGAATACGGTGCAGCAAGTGAAGGCGAAATATAAGCTGATTGCCTTGGATCTGGATGGGACTCTTCTGACGGATGAAAAGTGCATTACGGAAGAGACCAAAAAGTGGCTTCAATATGCCGTAGGTCAGGGCGTTAAAGTGATGTTCTCCACCGGAAGAGGCTTGCAAACGGCACAGGTCTTCTGGGATGAGCTGGGGCTTGATTCCCCGATGGTGCTGCTCAATGGCGCGGAAATTTGGGAGGGGCCGGGCAGGCTTAAGAAGCGAGTCTTCCTCCCCCGGGATACGGTCCGCCATATGCACGCCATTGCTGCCGAACGGGCCGAATGGTACTGGGGCTACAGCGTGGAGAGCTTGACGGGCGACAAGGATTGGACGCCTGAGATGTTCGAGAGGGATTGGATGAAATTCGGGATCGGCAGCCATGATCAACAGAAGCTCGCGGAAATTAAGGAGGAGCTGCTCCGATGGGGGACGCTTGAAGTTACCCGTTCGGCCCCTACGAATATGGAGATATCAGTTAAAGGAACTACCAAGGAAAGTGGAGTGCGTGAGGTTTGCCAGATGCTGGGCTTCTCGATGTCCGATGTCATTGCGATGGGAGACAGTGATAATGACGCGAAGCTGCTGAAGGCGGCAGGTCTCGGTGTGGCGATGGCCAACGGTGAAGAGCATATCAAATCGATAGCGGACGTTATGACGGCTACCAACAACGAGGACGGCGTTGCTCAGGCGATTCGGAAATATGTATTCCAAATGTGA
- a CDS encoding SGNH/GDSL hydrolase family protein: MTVQSKEINLDQLGGTIYPKTTNGEQLRWHSPLEAPFHIAGFPWLAQDGIYRRLPLASGAVLPPPVDTLAYCTAGGQIRFRTNSSRLVIRVRLAGPANMYHMPPTGQCGVDCYLGEPGEQSFITTARFKPTESEYESQLYQWDTKKEVAVTLNLPLYQGVEEVWIGVDKDAVISDAPAYASSKPVIIYGTSITQGGCASRPGMAYSNILSRMIPVEFVNLGFSGSGKGEPELAQIMSEIDDPALFILDYEGNTGEAGNIARTLPAFIQILRDRHPQVPILVVSRISTAEDQFYMERRELNDRRRLIQIENVEQRRTEGDRNIHFVDGLKLLGDDFVNDCTVDGTHPTDLGFLRMAQSLAPIIKPLLRL; the protein is encoded by the coding sequence ATGACCGTTCAATCGAAAGAGATAAACTTAGATCAACTGGGCGGAACGATATACCCAAAGACAACCAATGGCGAGCAGTTGAGATGGCATTCTCCGCTTGAAGCGCCCTTTCACATCGCGGGCTTCCCTTGGCTTGCGCAGGATGGGATATACAGACGCCTGCCCTTGGCTTCAGGGGCTGTCTTGCCGCCTCCGGTTGATACGCTTGCTTATTGTACGGCAGGTGGGCAAATTCGCTTTCGCACCAATTCTTCAAGGCTGGTCATAAGGGTGCGTCTTGCCGGACCGGCCAATATGTATCATATGCCGCCTACAGGGCAGTGCGGGGTTGACTGCTATCTTGGAGAGCCGGGAGAGCAGAGCTTTATCACCACGGCTAGATTCAAACCAACGGAAAGTGAATATGAATCCCAGCTTTATCAGTGGGATACAAAAAAAGAGGTGGCCGTCACCTTAAACTTGCCGCTCTACCAAGGGGTAGAAGAGGTATGGATCGGTGTAGATAAGGATGCTGTCATAAGCGATGCACCTGCCTATGCAAGCAGTAAACCCGTCATTATATATGGAACTTCGATTACGCAAGGAGGATGCGCCTCCCGGCCGGGTATGGCTTATTCTAATATTCTTAGCCGTATGATTCCGGTGGAGTTCGTAAATCTAGGCTTTTCCGGGAGTGGAAAGGGCGAGCCGGAGCTCGCGCAGATCATGTCGGAAATCGATGATCCGGCGTTATTCATTCTTGATTATGAAGGGAATACGGGCGAGGCTGGAAACATCGCACGAACGCTGCCTGCCTTCATCCAAATTTTAAGAGATCGGCATCCCCAAGTTCCTATACTAGTAGTCTCAAGGATTAGCACTGCCGAGGACCAGTTCTATATGGAGAGGAGGGAGCTTAATGATCGCCGCAGGCTGATCCAAATTGAAAATGTGGAACAGAGACGGACAGAAGGAGACCGTAATATTCATTTCGTTGACGGCTTGAAGCTGCTGGGCGATGACTTCGTCAATGATTGTACGGTAGATGGAACACATCCAACGGACCTCGGATTTTTGCGCATGGCACAGTCGCTTGCACCTATCATTAAGCCATTGCTGCGACTGTGA
- a CDS encoding CehA/McbA family metallohydrolase: MKSQRRSLPFIVMACFIAGVISLCYGINVSASSDKEEGVSQKERAKYSGASLFKGHMHSHTSLSDGILLPNDAYDFVKANTDFDFFAVTEHDVTYDISTGSDFITNVQDSYSKEYKLLHEQSDAHNRDNEFITLPGTEVTWYDESGHINLFNAPWFARTHGVGADGTWGWSDIKYDLPTFYARLAQDPHAIAQFNHPRLSGNWSFNEFKHYNRDVDRNLNMIEYKSSNDFAVYTKALDQGWHVSPVFGGDEHKGNWGMVQPHVTGMWGDNLTREGLYEAMRNHRTYVSFDRNLEMAVSAKGQMMGAILPADTKEINLFVRMNDPDANDVLDKVVIYKNSGEVLKEYRSIASNKFEKEVTLATKDGDYFIVRAFQADGEEAVSAPIWIGDETRGTVHAPEITVHGQYPDTIKLGDQVEVLGASATDHRGQSLSVEAIVLNDKGEVAVLNQHFKVDMYGDYFIKYVATDAQGNTRVELIRLLVDQQNLDADNILNEFQPIVNVGENEREVGVNLVTDKALETSYVQYKPESVATWDDAEVVQAEVSYFQAAYGDTYDKSNYRVLAAHEAKVTDLDLGTTYDYRYGMSPTGPWSSSYSFRTAPASEEAVMYVMGDLGVPDRNPESFQLFKNMLDVLQEKNSNGQTVIQVGDLVENGGNMYAWDDVFNHIYNHDMGLVSAHIVGDRERATERKLVPFSGFFNLPKNGEGSYRETNYSFDYGDMHVAVLNSVLDFDKQLSWLEKDLRATDKKWKIVMGHYPYYGGQSGDETGMDMMRVKLSQAFERLGVSLYIGGHDHVYKRTTIRDGVKDISEEAMNLGTTFVTVGSSGPTFFDNKSFDWDHIVYDENKQTGVILESNDQSLTLKAYNSDGVEIDSFTIKQPANYLELTSAIVENNVLKGVGVLNYPSSRERVTVIGEKRDHTGEQLLETVIQEATLEHLGREQIILFDNPLAFGDEHTIVVRLVNNPIDQEPLTDPFIAKEGMLGDGSEGNPYQIKSASGLYKMHEFPDKHFILDRDIDGKGVFFEAIGANGAPFTGTFDGQGHTITDVMISSGGAGLFAINEGIIRNVGIIHADIDVRRSNVGILVDQNDGIVEYAYSTGAIRGNSTVGGLVGYSNGIVRNSYSTARVNARGKQAGGMIGITNRGSITEQVYAMGAVIAEESNAGGISGYGYNNTVIQNSMALNPSIVTGTASNRIVGRVLAGDKATLVNNYADENMFVSSENVTVPDPNNEKGQGVGAEAFTKPAFFMETLGWDFDSIWIWNEDAKRPLLQSNLEQINENHIPKPKLDRNEDGYYIIRSVSELKTISEFPNENYILENDLDFEGQLFDPLFKGTPFLGIFDGNNKSLTNFKSENGGLFHLNGGTIKNIAMVNARVTGGSNIGILVNTNNGTVENSYVTGSIEGSSTVGGLAGYSNGIVRNSYSTADVTAQLNQAGGLIGITNSGSLTENVYASGAVRALRSNAGGVTGYGYNDTVVKNVIALNPSVVTPTMANRVVGRVLAGHTATLENNYAFDGMMVDVEGESIAAADNRKGLGLSQQQVEDSNTYIHILKWDFESVWMWNDALKRPVLNSNPEEASEPVVPLERNEAGYYRIKSIADLNVMENFPAEKYMLDHDMDYAGQPAESLFKVVSFTGVLDGDGKKIVNFHSSSGGLFHLNGGVIKNIAMIDASVTGGSRIGILVNTNNGEVENSLSTGSITGSSTVGGLVGYSNGIVRNSYSTADVTAQVSQAGGLIGITNSGSLTENVYASGTVRAMTSNAGGVTGYGYNDTVVRNVIALGPSVTAPTMANRVMGRVLAGHTATLENNYAFDGMIVNKEGVAEGALTTLKGLGLSETEIKTPSTYTDRLGWDFNTIWRWDGMAKRPVLQSVSAGDNDEPVTLTEIELEGPVVLVVGENAQTVTTAVYSDGSREKVEANVIYTSSDPTIAEISASGVVTVKSEGTVLIKAEYEGLIASYELTLTQKQIEMEGVTQGVDAEAALPFTSSAFVGMGEWWIANRMPHPPGRPEGAVVSSDNELLVSVSKT, translated from the coding sequence TTGAAGTCCCAAAGAAGAAGTCTGCCTTTTATTGTGATGGCTTGTTTTATAGCGGGGGTTATTAGTCTTTGTTACGGCATTAATGTATCCGCGTCTTCAGATAAAGAAGAAGGTGTTTCTCAAAAAGAGAGGGCTAAGTACTCAGGAGCTTCACTCTTCAAAGGTCACATGCATTCCCATACATCTCTCAGTGATGGGATATTGTTGCCCAATGATGCTTACGATTTTGTGAAGGCTAATACAGACTTTGATTTTTTTGCAGTGACTGAACACGACGTGACTTATGACATCAGTACGGGCAGTGATTTTATTACGAATGTTCAAGACTCTTATTCAAAAGAATACAAGCTGCTGCATGAGCAATCCGATGCTCACAATCGTGATAACGAATTTATTACGCTGCCTGGTACGGAGGTGACCTGGTATGATGAATCGGGTCATATCAACCTATTTAATGCCCCATGGTTTGCAAGAACACATGGAGTAGGCGCGGATGGCACTTGGGGCTGGAGCGACATCAAATATGATTTGCCAACCTTTTACGCAAGACTTGCCCAAGATCCTCATGCGATTGCTCAGTTTAATCATCCACGCTTGTCAGGCAATTGGAGTTTCAATGAATTTAAACATTATAACCGAGACGTTGACAGAAACCTTAATATGATCGAATACAAATCCTCCAATGATTTTGCAGTCTATACCAAGGCATTAGATCAAGGCTGGCATGTTTCTCCTGTGTTTGGCGGAGACGAGCACAAAGGAAATTGGGGGATGGTTCAGCCCCATGTGACCGGTATGTGGGGAGATAACCTTACAAGAGAAGGTCTTTACGAGGCGATGCGAAACCATCGCACCTATGTATCATTTGATCGGAACCTAGAAATGGCAGTTTCCGCAAAAGGTCAGATGATGGGGGCGATCCTTCCGGCCGATACAAAAGAAATCAATCTTTTCGTACGCATGAATGACCCTGATGCTAACGATGTTTTGGATAAAGTCGTTATTTACAAAAACAGCGGAGAAGTTCTCAAGGAGTACCGCAGCATTGCCAGTAATAAATTTGAAAAGGAAGTAACCTTAGCAACTAAAGATGGGGATTATTTCATCGTTAGAGCTTTTCAAGCAGACGGTGAAGAAGCTGTAAGTGCCCCAATTTGGATTGGTGATGAAACGAGGGGCACGGTGCACGCGCCTGAAATTACGGTACATGGGCAATATCCGGACACCATTAAGCTTGGGGACCAAGTAGAAGTGCTGGGCGCTTCGGCGACGGATCATCGCGGTCAATCTTTATCGGTGGAAGCCATCGTTTTAAATGATAAAGGAGAAGTAGCCGTTCTAAATCAGCATTTCAAGGTCGATATGTATGGAGACTATTTCATTAAGTATGTAGCGACCGACGCTCAAGGAAATACGCGTGTTGAACTTATTCGATTGCTTGTTGATCAACAAAATCTGGACGCTGATAACATTTTAAATGAATTCCAACCCATTGTTAATGTTGGTGAGAATGAACGTGAAGTAGGAGTAAATCTAGTAACGGATAAGGCGTTAGAAACGTCGTATGTTCAGTATAAACCGGAGTCAGTGGCAACATGGGACGATGCTGAAGTGGTACAAGCGGAAGTCTCTTATTTTCAAGCCGCCTATGGTGATACGTATGACAAGAGTAACTATCGCGTTCTTGCAGCCCATGAAGCGAAGGTAACTGATCTCGACTTAGGGACTACGTATGACTATCGGTATGGGATGTCACCGACTGGACCTTGGAGCAGCAGTTATAGCTTCAGGACCGCGCCAGCTTCAGAGGAAGCCGTTATGTATGTGATGGGGGATCTTGGAGTTCCGGATCGAAATCCGGAAAGCTTCCAGCTCTTTAAAAATATGCTAGACGTTTTGCAGGAGAAAAATTCAAACGGACAGACGGTGATCCAAGTAGGAGACTTGGTCGAGAACGGCGGCAATATGTATGCTTGGGATGATGTGTTTAACCATATTTACAACCATGATATGGGGCTGGTTTCTGCTCACATTGTCGGGGACCGTGAACGTGCGACAGAGCGGAAGCTCGTGCCGTTCTCCGGGTTTTTCAACCTGCCGAAGAACGGTGAAGGCAGTTACCGGGAAACGAATTATTCGTTTGATTATGGCGATATGCACGTCGCTGTTCTGAATTCCGTGCTGGATTTTGACAAGCAGCTGTCATGGCTGGAAAAAGATTTGCGGGCAACGGACAAGAAGTGGAAAATCGTTATGGGGCATTATCCTTATTATGGCGGTCAATCCGGCGATGAGACCGGTATGGACATGATGAGAGTGAAATTGTCTCAAGCATTTGAACGCCTTGGCGTTAGTTTGTATATTGGTGGTCATGATCATGTGTATAAACGGACAACCATACGAGATGGTGTAAAGGATATATCGGAAGAAGCGATGAATTTAGGAACAACTTTTGTGACCGTTGGTTCATCAGGTCCAACGTTCTTTGATAACAAATCATTTGACTGGGATCATATCGTTTATGATGAAAATAAGCAGACGGGTGTTATTTTAGAATCAAACGATCAATCGCTCACCTTGAAAGCTTACAACAGCGACGGTGTTGAGATTGATTCATTTACGATTAAACAACCTGCTAATTATTTGGAATTAACGAGCGCAATTGTGGAAAATAACGTCTTGAAGGGCGTTGGGGTCTTGAATTACCCGAGCTCGCGTGAACGTGTCACCGTGATCGGGGAAAAGCGGGATCATACAGGTGAACAGCTGTTGGAAACAGTTATTCAAGAAGCAACGCTAGAACATCTCGGACGAGAACAAATCATCTTATTTGATAACCCTCTTGCATTTGGCGATGAACATACGATCGTCGTAAGATTGGTTAATAATCCAATCGATCAAGAGCCGTTAACAGACCCGTTCATAGCGAAAGAAGGAATGCTGGGCGATGGTTCGGAAGGCAATCCATATCAAATCAAAAGTGCCAGTGGACTTTATAAAATGCATGAATTCCCGGACAAACATTTTATTTTAGACCGGGACATTGATGGGAAGGGCGTGTTTTTCGAAGCGATTGGCGCAAATGGCGCTCCATTTACGGGTACGTTTGATGGGCAAGGGCATACGATTACAGACGTTATGATCTCCTCAGGCGGCGCAGGTCTCTTTGCCATTAATGAAGGAATTATTCGAAATGTAGGAATCATCCATGCAGACATTGATGTTCGCCGGAGCAATGTTGGAATCCTGGTGGATCAGAATGATGGAATCGTGGAATATGCCTACAGTACCGGAGCTATTCGAGGCAATTCTACAGTTGGCGGTCTTGTGGGCTACTCAAACGGTATCGTTAGAAACAGTTATTCAACAGCTCGAGTTAATGCACGGGGCAAGCAAGCCGGCGGCATGATCGGGATTACGAATCGGGGGAGTATAACCGAACAGGTCTATGCCATGGGAGCCGTAATAGCAGAAGAATCCAATGCTGGCGGCATCAGCGGATACGGTTATAACAATACGGTCATTCAAAATAGTATGGCATTAAATCCATCGATTGTTACAGGTACGGCATCGAATCGAATTGTCGGCAGAGTGTTAGCTGGGGATAAGGCAACTTTAGTCAATAATTACGCCGATGAAAATATGTTTGTTAGCAGTGAGAACGTTACGGTCCCTGATCCAAACAATGAAAAAGGACAGGGGGTGGGTGCAGAAGCATTCACGAAGCCAGCTTTTTTCATGGAGACCCTTGGTTGGGACTTTGATTCGATCTGGATCTGGAATGAAGATGCCAAGCGTCCATTACTGCAAAGTAATTTGGAACAAATTAACGAAAACCATATTCCAAAGCCGAAGCTTGATCGGAATGAAGATGGGTACTACATCATCCGTTCGGTTAGTGAATTAAAGACCATTTCAGAATTTCCAAATGAAAATTATATATTGGAAAACGATCTTGATTTTGAAGGGCAGCTTTTTGATCCCCTATTTAAGGGGACGCCTTTCCTTGGCATATTTGATGGAAATAATAAATCCTTAACCAATTTCAAATCAGAAAATGGCGGCTTATTTCATCTCAATGGCGGAACGATTAAAAACATAGCCATGGTTAATGCACGCGTTACTGGCGGAAGTAATATCGGTATACTCGTTAACACGAACAACGGAACGGTAGAGAATAGTTATGTAACGGGCTCAATCGAAGGCTCCAGCACCGTGGGCGGTCTGGCGGGCTATTCCAATGGCATCGTGCGAAACAGCTATTCTACAGCAGATGTAACGGCCCAGTTGAACCAGGCTGGCGGCTTGATCGGCATTACAAACTCAGGCAGTTTAACGGAAAACGTGTATGCATCTGGAGCCGTTCGGGCGCTTAGAAGTAATGCAGGCGGAGTGACTGGCTACGGCTATAATGATACGGTTGTTAAAAACGTGATTGCTCTCAATCCTTCAGTCGTAACGCCGACGATGGCGAACCGTGTGGTGGGACGAGTGCTTGCGGGGCATACCGCAACGCTTGAGAATAATTATGCGTTTGATGGCATGATGGTGGATGTAGAAGGCGAAAGTATTGCCGCTGCTGACAACAGAAAAGGTTTAGGGCTATCCCAGCAACAGGTTGAAGATTCCAATACGTATATCCATATATTGAAATGGGATTTTGAGTCGGTTTGGATGTGGAATGATGCTTTAAAGCGTCCGGTTTTGAACAGTAATCCCGAAGAGGCAAGCGAGCCTGTCGTGCCTTTAGAAAGAAATGAAGCAGGTTATTACAGAATCAAATCCATTGCTGATTTGAACGTTATGGAAAACTTCCCGGCGGAAAAGTATATGTTGGACCATGATATGGATTACGCCGGACAACCGGCTGAGTCGCTTTTTAAAGTGGTTTCGTTCACCGGTGTTTTGGATGGCGACGGGAAGAAAATAGTTAATTTTCATTCTTCGAGCGGCGGCTTATTCCATCTTAATGGCGGAGTGATTAAAAATATAGCCATGATCGATGCCAGCGTCACTGGCGGAAGCAGAATAGGCATACTCGTCAACACGAACAATGGCGAGGTAGAGAATAGCCTCTCAACAGGCTCTATTACAGGCTCCAGCACAGTCGGCGGTCTAGTAGGCTATTCTAATGGTATCGTAAGAAACAGCTATTCAACCGCGGATGTAACCGCTCAGGTAAGTCAGGCCGGCGGCCTAATCGGAATTACGAACTCGGGCAGCCTAACAGAAAACGTGTATGCGTCTGGAACCGTTCGAGCGATGACGAGCAATGCGGGCGGAGTGACTGGATACGGATACAATGATACAGTCGTCAGAAATGTCATTGCCCTGGGCCCTTCGGTTACGGCGCCAACGATGGCAAACCGGGTGATGGGACGAGTTCTTGCGGGACACACCGCTACGCTCGAAAATAATTATGCATTTGACGGCATGATAGTGAATAAAGAAGGTGTAGCTGAAGGAGCATTAACAACCCTTAAAGGATTAGGCCTATCTGAAACTGAAATAAAGACTCCATCTACCTATACAGACAGATTAGGGTGGGACTTTAACACGATTTGGAGATGGGACGGTATGGCTAAACGACCTGTATTACAATCGGTATCAGCAGGCGACAATGACGAACCGGTTACACTGACTGAGATTGAGCTCGAGGGGCCGGTTGTACTGGTCGTTGGAGAGAATGCCCAAACGGTGACTACCGCAGTGTACAGCGATGGAAGCCGTGAAAAGGTGGAGGCAAACGTCATCTATACAAGCAGTGATCCAACTATAGCGGAGATCAGCGCTAGCGGTGTAGTAACGGTGAAATCGGAAGGAACCGTACTCATCAAGGCAGAGTATGAGGGCTTGATTGCATCCTATGAGCTAACCTTGACTCAGAAGCAAATCGAGATGGAGGGGGTCACCCAAGGCGTGGATGCAGAAGCCGCGCTTCCGTTCACATCTTCGGCCTTTGTCGGAATGGGGGAGTGGTGGATTGCGAACCGGATGCCGCACCCTCCTGGACGCCCTGAAGGGGCGGTCGTTTCAAGCGATAACGAGCTTCTCGTATCCGTGTCGAAGACATAA
- a CDS encoding carbohydrate ABC transporter permease — MSDSTVVTTPKAPMRKRMGLDKANTQKWIFLFIAIVPPFGGYLLFTLFPNILSVYYALLNWDGFTDATFVGLSNFVTAFQDKYVWRALTHNLILMITVPFFVIIISLILAYLITNKSYKENKFLKILFFFPNVLSTVVVALLWAFIYDGSYGLLNGLLKFIGIDTGNFYWLGNENTALAAIIPAWVWGGVGLYVIIFANAMLAIPKSLYEAAILEGAGHMSRLFKITMPLVTPIIRVSALFLIVGTMKGFEIILIMTNGGPFGSTDVIGLYMFNLAFGVEYRNYGYASAVGMILFVILVTAKLLIDKFVPNKGYEY; from the coding sequence GTGTCTGATTCAACCGTTGTGACGACACCAAAAGCCCCTATGCGCAAGCGTATGGGTCTAGATAAAGCGAATACGCAGAAGTGGATATTTCTGTTCATAGCCATCGTGCCTCCCTTTGGCGGATATTTGCTTTTTACGTTGTTTCCGAACATTTTATCCGTTTATTATGCGCTGCTCAATTGGGACGGGTTTACGGATGCAACGTTTGTGGGGCTGTCCAATTTCGTCACCGCATTTCAAGATAAATACGTGTGGCGCGCGCTTACCCACAACTTGATTTTAATGATAACGGTGCCCTTCTTTGTTATTATCATCTCTTTGATACTTGCCTATTTAATTACAAATAAATCGTATAAAGAAAATAAGTTTTTGAAGATATTGTTTTTCTTTCCGAATGTGTTATCTACGGTCGTAGTCGCGCTCCTCTGGGCTTTTATTTATGACGGATCGTACGGTTTGCTGAATGGGCTTCTAAAGTTCATTGGCATTGATACCGGTAATTTCTATTGGCTGGGCAATGAAAACACGGCGCTTGCAGCGATTATCCCGGCATGGGTATGGGGCGGCGTCGGCTTGTACGTCATTATCTTTGCCAATGCGATGCTGGCGATTCCAAAGTCATTGTACGAGGCGGCGATTCTTGAAGGGGCCGGACATATGTCGCGCTTGTTTAAAATTACAATGCCGCTTGTTACGCCAATTATTCGGGTCAGCGCTTTGTTTCTGATCGTTGGCACGATGAAGGGCTTTGAAATCATCCTCATTATGACAAATGGGGGCCCATTCGGGTCGACGGATGTCATCGGCCTCTACATGTTTAACTTGGCTTTTGGCGTAGAGTATCGGAATTACGGCTACGCTTCCGCAGTCGGTATGATCCTGTTCGTCATATTAGTAACGGCAAAGCTGTTAATCGATAAATTTGTGCCGAACAAAGGCTACGAGTATTAG
- a CDS encoding carbohydrate ABC transporter permease encodes MKEKRTFMDVVWRVLLYAWSLTILFPLVWVIYESLKSNPEFFKDIWALPSEPRWQNYSKAWNQYGFGQSLLNTLYYVGGSLVLGLFFTTINAYALTRMQFKGRKLIWGLIMLSLFLPGINALVPQYVVMRELNLTNSLTGLILLSSLGESVFYLMLLGGFMSSLPMELEESATMDGATLFQKFWRVIVPLSTPGIVTVGVFKFLGFYNNFLAPFIYLSDPKKYPIAVQMYSANKQMEFTADWVTLFAGVTIAMVPSIIIYILFQKLLMEGATMGAVKG; translated from the coding sequence TTGAAGGAAAAACGAACGTTTATGGACGTTGTGTGGCGTGTGCTGCTTTATGCTTGGTCGTTGACCATATTATTTCCTTTAGTCTGGGTTATCTATGAATCGTTAAAAAGCAATCCTGAGTTTTTTAAAGATATATGGGCGCTGCCTTCGGAACCAAGATGGCAGAATTATTCGAAGGCTTGGAATCAATACGGTTTTGGGCAATCACTCTTAAATACCCTTTATTATGTCGGCGGAAGTCTGGTGCTTGGGCTTTTCTTTACGACAATTAACGCCTATGCGCTTACTCGAATGCAGTTCAAAGGTAGAAAATTGATTTGGGGCTTGATTATGTTGTCCCTGTTCCTGCCTGGCATCAATGCGCTTGTACCCCAGTATGTAGTGATGAGGGAACTGAATTTAACCAATAGTTTGACGGGATTAATTCTCCTGTCCAGTCTGGGGGAAAGCGTGTTCTACCTTATGCTGCTCGGAGGGTTTATGAGCTCTTTGCCGATGGAGCTTGAGGAGAGCGCAACGATGGATGGTGCTACATTATTCCAAAAGTTTTGGCGTGTTATTGTTCCTTTGTCTACACCGGGAATTGTAACCGTTGGCGTATTCAAGTTCCTAGGGTTCTATAACAATTTCTTAGCGCCGTTTATCTATTTGAGCGATCCCAAGAAGTATCCCATTGCGGTGCAAATGTATTCTGCGAATAAGCAAATGGAGTTTACTGCGGATTGGGTAACTTTGTTTGCCGGTGTAACCATTGCGATGGTACCGTCCATTATTATTTATATCTTATTCCAAAAGCTTCTGATGGAAGGCGCGACCATGGGAGCGGTGAAGGGATGA